ACTGCAAATGAAGCTATAAGTTCACGATGCAGAATGCGATAAGATCGAGCgatcaagatatttttttaaattgcaattaAAGTTGATTTTTGTAAAAGGcgataagtaaatattatttatttaaattttatttaaatgctatttatgttactaaaatataatgcATAAAAGCCTTGACAAAATATTGGTACCCTTTTGGCAACCATATTCTCGCTCTACCCTAATCAGCGCTGCTAAGAAATAGTATAAGTAGTTATTCACTTACAGATGTTAAAAAGTGACTTCTCATTGTTGCAAAGCCGATGTACATTAAGCCGGGTGTAACGATCAGGGTCTCGAAATACCAGCAACCTTTGTTCACTTCTACGGTGCAACGTACACTTTCAAGAGCGTACAAGTCGCAGCGGGCCTCGAGTCCGTTGCTggatatttgtaaataatcgtTGCCGTCTTGGGCATTTAGAATAGCGTGTATGCCACTCATGTCCACTGTTTCATAAGAGAGGCTTCTCCCCTCAATGATAACTGAAAtcacatatatatatctattatttaaagCCAAAGGCCTTCAAACTTCGACGACTTGCTAATTCACAAGACGTCTTGGTGAGAACAAGACAGTGTGTCTGAGTTTCTTTTGTTTACACGGAGATGTTTGGAACACCGTGCTTAAGacggtacgagtccgacataaccaatGTGCCTCCCCGTGGCGCGGTGGTATCCTCGAAAATTACCCCACGAAAAAAAGGTCATAGTCGCAATAActgtatttttcaatatttgtcaCGTAAGATCGAAACATCCTGACCGTTGCATCAGGATATTTATCATTATCCAATTAAATTCTCTTGAAATTATTTGAATCGCACTTTAGAAGTAACGACGggtatctaaataaaattgatgCAGTCTGAATGAACATACGCTTTGTTATCTACGTAGtctaatacataaattttaaaattttgtcagGCGTCTACCTAAATTGCGGCTACCTAAATATTGTTCTGATGTTAATCCAGAATATTTGTAAGTGGAGTTTTAAACTCAAATCTTAAACGCGTAGTGTTAGGTACGAATCCTAGTATTGTATTATCGGCTAAGTGGTCGTCAGACTTGCTCATGAAGTGTGCCATACCAAGGTGAAATACGAAACATTATTAACAGGCAGAAGACATAAAAAATACGTTTCTTGTATGTCCCTTTCATTGacaatatgtttttaaatttgattaataacTGAGTTTAGATTGCGTGATTGATTTTGTAGTGAAGTCACGCCGTGGTTTCAGTCGCACGCTATAGGTGTAACTGCGTTGTTGTAGCAGTTAGTATGTCCGGCCTTGGGTCATGAAATCTTGGATGCTATTTGCGCGATTTGGGAACGACAAGACAAAATTTCAGGGCCTTAGCTCATCGCCTTTTAGGCATTCACTTGGTGGAACCCAATCCTCAGTGGAGCAGCTTTTTTAAGTTAGAAATAAGAATGATATATTGTAATTAACTGAGTTTGTGCTTGTGCTTTTAGCTATTAAGTTTTATTGTCGGTAGCCGAGTCTGAGTGCAGCAACCATTGGAATCTATTATTACAATTGAATGCGAATGCAAAATTTCGTGTCCATGCTCTTAGCCGTTGAGGAATTCATTAGCTGGGAGCCAACTCTGAGTATAGTAGCCATAACTGGATTGAACGAATATAACGGTATAAAtccttttaaaatatgtaacaacaacaaacaaatgaaatgaatatttagcctttcaatgaaatattttaaataatttaaattttaactgtttTGGCCTGGTTAATAAGGAAAGCCAGCTTTATAGTTCTAAAAAGCATACTTAAACTAGCGGAGGCGGGAATTAAGACGCGGACGGAGAGACAGGCAGACTGAGGagcgataattaaataaatcgcTGTCTATCGACAGTAAGTTGTTATTGAGATAAACGATTTTCCACTCCGATAATGCAGATAGACAGTCCTAATTGGCATTGCAACGTGTGGCACGCTAATTGGGAGGATTTTTCTAAAGCTTATAATACCACTTTAGGTCTGAACACTATTTGATTGATCAAATCGGCTCACAAGCGCATTTTCCATTGGCAACTTTAATTTAACTAATGTGAAACGTTCTGCGATAGCTTTCAATAGTGTTTTGTTAGTAGAGTGGCTTTTaggaattaaaaagttttttttccatacaatttcaatttcattttccACTAAAGATGGATTCTTCTGTAAGCTTTTAACATTTGACCCGACCCAAGGAAACACTGCGCGATTTGACTGAACTCGAACTAAAAACACATAAAGCATTTACAACACACGTTAGATTCTAATCTAAAATCTATATTGGGTAACATTCGCGACAACTACAAAGAACAGTGAGTTGCCAGTGTCTTTTTGCTCGGAAACAGGTGCGCTATGCTAACAACTATGGATTTCATAGAAACCCAAGAATATCAGCAGACATAGCTCAGTATCTAACGACGCTGAAGCGGCAGTGAGCGTCGCATTTGCTTGGAGGATCAATTTACCATGCGATTGAAATGTTCagcaacaatttttttatatgcagatATACTTACATATGTTGTCCAGCGCCCATTTAGCGCAAAAGCCAACTTGTCGCCAATCGCAGTCGTTACTGTTATCATAATTCTCAAGGACCAGTAACGGATTCTCTGGACACTGATCCAagcgactttttatttttaacttgttCACAGAGGTGAGTGCGAATTTCTTTAATGCTATTAAAGCAAATAATACTATGCACGGTTCGTGGTGCAGGCtctgaaaaatatgataaacacAGTGTTATATAGTGATACTGTTTTGTATAGAacgaatttgatttttattataaagatatacTCGTACCATGCTTTGAACCTAAGTCATTTAATGCCAACTACCTACTGATAAGAAATCCAAAACACAACAAAAGAACCtacgaaatatatatttacacagatatacatgaatattattatgagttttCTCAaaccaataaattataaataatatataaaccaaaaaaaccaaaaaaaaaaacccattttgaataaaatttgacTAGACTATCGACATGAATCTAAATACTTGATTCCCATAAAATTGTAGGCTTTATGGATTTATGTTAAAGGTTTGATACCATAATAATACTATTctataattttcaacaatgaaattaatttttacaataaaatagtgGGAGAAGTTCAGCAAAACGAAACAGCAAATGTCCTCGTAACTTCGTCGGAGCGAGCGATTGAGAATACTTGAGCTACAATTTAAAGTGGAAATACAAATATGCAATAAGAAGAAACACGAGGATAGAAAAGCTAAAGAATTTGCGAAATAAAAGATAAGGAACTGCAAACATGGATCCTGTTCTCGCAGATTGTAATGTTCTTATTATATTTCACGTGTCATTTGATCCACCAAACtgctgggccaacgtggtggtcacggccttaaccccttctcattgtgggaggggactcgtgccctgtagtgggccggaaatgggttgaagGAAGgtccaaaatatattaacacaAAAACTCTTTGTGGGGCTAAGCTTTATCAGGACATCCTAATTAAAACAGTCTTAGGGTTCAGAATCCAAGTGTGATGAAAAGTATTATAgcacatattatataacaaataattatttagtttccatggtaacttacaaaatgtgtaatgtattctatcgTGTTCTCTCCTATTATTGAATTACGTCATTAaaccatatatgtgcctatttgaataaagaaatatttgactttgaataaataaataaataaataaataaatatactacgacaatacacacatcgccatctagccccaaagaaagcgtagcttctgttatgggtactaagatgactgataaatatgaataatatacataaatacttataatgtatagataaacacccagacactgaaaaacattcatgttcatcacacaaacattgtccagttgtgggaatcgaacccatggccttagctcagaaagcagggtcgctgcccactgcgccaatcggccgtcgctcTGCTCGAGCTTCTGCTCCTATCCTCGCTagaatgctctgagagttaataaagctgtgggaggacATACATTTTCCGGGGAGTTAATATTTTCCCGCTTAGGCTAGCCGTGCCGAAGCCTACAAGCCGACATAAGATAGATATGTTCAAAACAACGTTTGTTTCAGGCGCAGAAACAGCTACGAAACCTCTCTTACCCTGTCTTGCCAGGAGGAGCTGGTCGGCGTCGAGAGGGAAGCTGCTAATGCTGTCCATTCAGGGACAGGGCAGATACAAGTTTAAACAAAGTAAGAACATACTGCGCTTTAGAAAAGTTTACCCATTACTGTTGTCATCAGTTTGTAATGTTTTACCAATTTGTTAATTAAGTAAAGCGGAGCGGATGAATTAGTAGACCTAATAGGGTGGTAAATGTAAATTAAAGATTTACTGAAGTAATCCTTCATCCGGTTGTTGCATTCATCTTACGATTTATATTAATGCTCACTTGAAGCCTCTACTTCTTCAGACTCATGTTTCCCCCAAAAGTTAAAGTATTGGGTGTTATGCAGACTGCCCGCAgggtacaaacattttttatgtttgtagcTCTTTGTatcttatacataaaaatagtaGTAAAATGTTAACTTGATTTACGTAGAATTCAAAAGCTCAAAGTATTTCGAGCCCTTCGATTATTGCCAACTACTTAATTTCGATTAATAACACAAATTAGGAAATAAATTCTGCTTTCGTACACCCTCTATGTGTGTAATGAAAACAGATATTTCTGCGTGACAAGTGTTAGTTGGGATTCTAAATGCGAATGAGTGGTTTTATATTTGCGTCGCAGGAAGTCAGTGACCTATCTGCAAAGACCCTTGCAATTCTGTCATAACAGGACTACGTCGCTTGCGACTGCTTACATTAGACACTGCagattttgcattttatattgGTAAAAATACATCTGTCTTAGTTTGTGGAAATTGTTAAGCATAAAACATACCAAGTAGGCCAGCAAATAGTCCAGTGTATTCTCGGTGAGTATCGCTTCACTGTTAGGTCCGACTAACTTTTCAGCGATGCATCCTAAAGTGATGCAAATATTCCGCTCAACACGTGTCCTCTTGTGTCTCAGATTTGTGCGTTTAGCTGATAGTCCAAGGTACTGTGTCATCtggtaaaaatgataaaattaaatatatattctatatatatgttACTTAAAGGTAACGTAAAGGGTAATAGGGTAAACCCTCTACGGGTGCGAAATTTGtgttgaaagtttgtatgaatggcttatgatgttaaaataataaactcgaATATTAGCGTTAAAGTAAAAAtaccttttctttttaaacCACCTTATATACGTCGCTACAATTTACGTGCTTTACTGTAGCTGTTCAAAATAAAGTTTCTTGATTTTCTCTTTAATGTAGAAACTAATTAAAATGCTCAGTATTATAATTCACGTAAATAGTCctttttactttgacggtaaaGTTTCATAGCTCTAAAAGGGCTTTAGTTTTGCGAGCGTTCTTACGTTCATACAAAAGGCTGCACTATAAATAGGAAACTAATTTACTCACCCTTATTACTGTTTCCTTAGACGGTAGAGGACACTCATCTAGTAATACAGAAATAGCTGCCGGGCCGAAAGGATCTTCTATGGGGATCACAGTTACCATGGATACTACCATTTGAATCCAACCGTCATCCTTGTCCGCTATAACATGCAGTTTCACAAGTGAGACTGATGATGCTTCGTTACTGTAACAACAAAAATtaggttaatatttttatccacCTTCATTCACGTAACCTTATCTAATCGATATACAACTTAAGAGGATCTTTGAGATAGAACCGAAAGCGGTAAAGGGAAGGCGCTAGTATAACTCGTTAGTAGAAGGACAGAAGGACTGGATAATTTTTGGCGCAGAGGATCAACTTGGCTGTTCAGCACCGAAATGCAGACATCGATCTAGGCACCACTCAAGTTtcggttatattttaattttgttataaggtatattgtaattttttaataaaaaaatatatgataattgtttaagtaacttaatttatgtaaaaaacttTCTAACTTTCTAGTTTTTGTTTCTAGCTCATTACACCggtgagcggtgatagcccagtgggtggtagacttcactttcgaagggccgagttcgaatcccagtacgcatctctaacttttctaagttatgtaagttttaaataattaaaatgtcacttgcttcaaaggcaaaggacaacatcgtgaggaaacctgcatgcctgagagttctacataatgttctcaaaggtgtgtggagtccaccaatccgtactgggtcaTCGTGGTGGATTATGTcttgaaccccttctcattgtgggaggagacccttgctctgtagaaggccggtaatggtttgatatgatgacgatgacaccGGTAAGAATCCACGCTAGCCCTATTTTAGTTGAGTCTACCATTGAGAATGAGACATAGGACCTATAAAATCGTTCGTTTGGCATAAAAAATCGTACACGCTGTGAAGAGGTTGTATCGCTGTACATCGGATCTTACTAGCGAAGAAACATTGTTGATGGCTGTTTGATCAGGTCTTTAAGGACGTGTTCTGAGCATATTGTGTGTTCTGAGCGCTTAGTGTTCAGGTTGAGTagtagtttatataataaaaaatagaatagccAATATTCAATAAAACTTCTTACCAAACTGTTATAAAGAAGCTTcttggttttaatatttttaaaaacttttgcatttcgCATAATAAAACCTAGCATTCTAGAAGCTCGCtttgcaacattttttatatgaGGGATAAATGTTAACTTCTGATCATATATTACCCCTAGATCTCTAAATATCTCTAGTTTTTCCAAAACGTGCATGTTTATATGATAGTCGTAGCTAagcgattttaattttttttaaatttgacataaaaacatcttttcttatttaactaaattaaatatcaaactgCTAAAGACactactttaaacaaaattgtaggTTATGTTAAGTTCGGATGGCCCGATCAAATTGAATCGGATCGTTATAAACAATATCACTTAAGgcgggaaaatatttttgtagaacAGGGATGTTTGGTTATAATGATATAGAGTAATTATCCCTGCCAGCTTGCACGCCGCTGTGATGGACGAATTACATTCCGGGCATATAGGCGTTGTTAAGATGAAACAGCTGGCTCGGAACTATCTGTGGTAGAGCGGTACGCCGATATCAAGCGCGTGTGTCACGAGTGCACCGAGTGCGCCGCGCTGCGCGCACAGCTGCCGCCTGCGCCGCTGCACTCGTAGGAGTGGC
The sequence above is a segment of the Pararge aegeria chromosome Z, ilParAegt1.1, whole genome shotgun sequence genome. Coding sequences within it:
- the LOC120636610 gene encoding RING finger and SPRY domain-containing protein 1-like gives rise to the protein MPMCVDPELEDEAMGCCCSRESAPDELVDLPPPARPSIPVVDEPPIRLSLVVDPILMERLIMEMLRTAAVRVNGNEASSVSLVKLHVIADKDDGWIQMVVSMVTVIPIEDPFGPAAISVLLDECPLPSKETVIRMTQYLGLSAKRTNLRHKRTRVERNICITLGCIAEKLVGPNSEAILTENTLDYLLAYLSLHHEPCIVLFALIALKKFALTSVNKLKIKSRLDQCPENPLLVLENYDNSNDCDWRQVGFCAKWALDNIFIIEGRSLSYETVDMSGIHAILNAQDGNDYLQISSNGLEARCDLYALESVRCTVEVNKGCWYFETLIVTPGLMYIGFATMRSHFLTSENRIVGNDRFSISYDGCRIKVWYNAQHSAIDSVPSWQPGDVLGCLLDLDNKEIIFSLNGQRITTCREIFEATNREFFAAATFMAFQQCRFNFGYEMFRYPPTDREFKTFNDIGCLRVDQKQILPKRLYLEKLKNIAENDNSCSICYDNVPSRILEPCGHNGFCSVCTSKITSCPLCRCVIIQVKKDMA